A region of the Oceanihabitans sp. IOP_32 genome:
CGGACAAAAAACCATAACAACTTGTTTTCGGGTTATGGTTCGAATTTTAAAATTGTAATTATGGATGAGTTTTATGTTTATTAAAGTGTTTTATCAAATAGAGGTATCGAATAAATAAGGCGATTAAAAACGGTATTAATCCTATGGCAAATACTTGCACACCAATAAGCCAATGTAAAGTGAGTAGGCAGAGTAAAATAATTAATAGTTTTAAGTATTTAATAAACCATTGTGGTGTTTTCTGTTTTAAAAGTTGAGGTATCATGAATAAATTAAGAGCAAATGCCCAAAGTAAATTATAGTTTTGATGTGTTCCGGTGTGATCGGTAGCAAACCAAAGCAATAAAACAAGTACACCTGTAATACCCGTAAAAACAAATAGAGCAACATCTAACCATTGGGTTTGTTTTTTAGCTAAATGGTCTTTGTAAGTGATGTATAAGATGAAAAAGCCGAGAATGCCGAAAACAAATAACGGACTTAATATAAAAGCTCCAGAACTGGGGTTGTTTTTTTGTTTGTATAGCGTTCTACTTTCTTGAACTAGGGGTTCTTTATTGTTTTTAAAAGTGGCATTTTCAAAAAAAACATAAATGTTTTCGGGTAAAAACATATGTTCTTCCGGTGTTGCTTTTCTGTCTATTACAGACCCTAATGCTAAATCGATACCTAAGCTTCCCCAGGAGTTTTTGTTGAGGTTATCGTGAATTAGGTTGCGAAAGGTTTTTTGTTTAAAGTTTTCTGGTGTATTAAAAATAATACGGTCATTTGATGCTATAATGGCAACATCTCTAATTTTGGTTGCACAATTATCAAAAAAGAATTCATACAAATAGGCTCTGTTTTCTGGTTTGTAATTTTCGCTTAAAAAGTTGAAAAGCTTTTGTTTTTCAACTTGCGAAAAATTTAAATCTTGTTCTTTAATCGTTCGGTCAAAGTAGGTGTAAGCCGCAAGGAATCTATCAAAATTATCTTTGCTAATTAAATAGTTAAGTTGGCCTTTGGCGAATTTTAAGTAAAAATTTGGAGTGTTAAAATTATATTCTCCATAACCAAAAACCAAATCTATGTTGTTTACAGTGTCTTGAATCCTGAAAGCGCTATGGCCAAAGGCGTCGTTTAATGAGCTGCCGGGGCCAACAGTAAGCACACTAACTTTGGCTTGATTCGACAGAACAGGTTGTGCTAATAAAACTTTTGTAAATACAATAAAAAATAAAAAAAATACTGTTTTTTTCATTTGTTGTTTGGGTTTCTAGGCTGTTGTTTTTAAATTATGCTGGTTCTTAAAAATGCAAAATCCGAGAAATTAAGTAGGGAGTAACCATTTAAATATCACTGGATTGAATTTGTGTTTTAAGGCGAATTAAAACCGATTTGTCTAAGCGATTCATACACCGTTTTTTTATTTCGATAACCTTGCAAAAGTAAGATAATTGTAGTTGACAAGATTAATAAAGCCATTTAAAAATGTTGTTGAGTTTTAGAGTTCGTTAAGAAAGAGAATAATCTTAATCATTTTGGTTTTAGAATTTAGTGAATTATCAATTTTAGGGCATTTAATTGTTAAAATGAAGGTTTATTTTATTGGAATTTCTTTCAATTTGGTTAAAAAATCGTCTAATAATTGGTAAAATGAGGACATTATAGTTTCAACTTTGTTTTAAACCAAAATACTTTGTTTATTTACAGCACTAAATATAATTTAATGAAACAATATATTCCCAATGCGTTAACCTTGTTAAATTTATTTTGTGGTAGCGTTGCTGTAATTTTTGCAGTCAATGACAATTTTGTAGCGACGGCATTGTTTGTTTTTTTGGGTGTTTTTTTTGATTTTTTTGATGGCTTTGCAGCTAGAAAATTGAATATTCAAAGCGAATTGGGCGTGCAGTTAGATTCTCTAGCCGATATGGTAACTAGCGGATTGGTGCCCGGGATAATCATGTATAAGTTGTTAAATCTGTCTGGATTTAACTTGAGTTGCTTTACAATGGGTTTAACATCAGAACATGTTCTTAGTTCTTCTGAAATATCAGTTTTACCGCTTATTGGTTTGTTTGTTACATTAGCCTCCGCCTATCGATTAGCCAAGTTTAATATAGATACCGAACAGCAAAACTTTTTTAAAGGACTACCAACACCTGCAAATACGTTATTAATTGTTTCGCTTCCTTTGATTTTAGAGTTTCAAAATAACAACCTAATCAATACTATTATATTAAATCAATGGTTTTTAGTTGCCCTTACGGCTTTTAGTTGTTGGATATTAAATTCCAATATCAAATTATTTGCCTTAAAGTTTAAAGACTGGAGTTTTAAAAATAATGCCATTCGATATATTTTTATAATACTGTGTATTGTACTGTTAATTTTATTGCAATTTGCTGCGATTCCCATGGTTATTCTCTTGTATATTGCTATGTCGGTCGTAGATAATATAAGCTCAAAATAGAAGGTCATGGCATCAGGTTTTTTTGCTTTGTTCGACGATATTGCTGTTTTAATGGACGACGTGGTGGCTATGAGCAAGATAAGCACCAAAAAAACCGCAGGGATATTAGGCGACGATTTGGCTGTAAATGCCGAAAAGGCTACAGGCTTTGTTTCAGCAAGAGAATTACCTGTTTTATGGGAAATTACAAAGGGCTCGTTTCTTAATAAAGTTATTATACTACCTGTCGCCTTTTTACTTAGTGCTTTTCTCCCTTGGGCAATTACGCTAGTTTTAATTCTGGGTGCGGTGTATTTAGCTTACGAGGGGGCAGAAAAAATTATCGACTACGTTGTTTCAAACAAACCAGCTCCTGTTAAAGTTATAGATAAAGCTATTTCTAAGGAGCTTATATTAGAAAATGAGAAAGCCAAAATTAAGTCTGCCATTCTTACAGATTTTATATTATCTGTCGAAATTGTAATTATTGCTTTAGGCACTGTTTTAGATCGACCTTTATATTTTCAGGTGATGGTAGTTTCAATCGTTGCTATGGTGGCCACTGTGGGAGTTTATGGAACGGTAGCACTTATTGTTAGAATGGACGATTTTGGTTACAGACTCATAAAAATGAGTGGGAATAAAAAAAGCATTTCAAAATTTGTTGGAAATCTTTTAATTAAAGCATTGCCAAAAATTGTTAAAAGTCTATCTCTAATTGGCACCATCGCATTGCTTTTAGTGTCGGGAGGTATTATAACGCATAATATAAAAGGGTTTCATGATTTTTTAGAAATAATGCCCTCTTTTTTAAGAGATTTTTTAGTTGGTTTATTGGTTGGTTTGATAGCAGTTGTGGTCTTTAAAGTTTTCAAGGCTATTTTTGCTAAACGAAATAAATGATAATTCTATTTTTTATTTGTTGTAAAATGAATAAAGAATACGGGCTAAATAGGGTGACTTTTAATATTTGAAATAAGAATATAAATGACGTTGTGATTTTTTAAAAAGTTTGCTTTTTTTTGTTCGTAAAAAGGCTTTTCAAAGCACATTAATACCTTGTTTAATATGGGATTAAGACTTTGTTTTAGAGATTAAAAATTTCTTTGAAAAAAACTTTAAAAAAACACAAAACGGTGTGATGTATATTATATATATTATGTATATTTACGCCCGTAGAATACAAAATAATATCAGGTTGGGATTTTTAATTTATAACCTTAATTATTACAAGTGAAAATAACATAATAAATCAGGATGTCAATTTTATATTTTCATCCATTTTTTAAATCTAAAAATAATCTCTCGATTTGAAATTAAAACCATTTAAATCGAGTTAAAAAAGAAATTATAAATGAGGATTATATCAGAAATTATTGGCAATGCAAAAGGTAAGGATTTGTCTGATAAAAAAGTGGTTCATTTCGATTTAGAATGGTTTGAGACCACAAGAAAAGTATTACGAAAAACGGGAAGTGATGGACAAGAAATTGCTTTGCGTATTTTAAAAGAAAATTTTAGAATAAAGCACAACGATATATTCTTTGAAGACGACAATGAAATTATTGTAGCTAATGTGTTACCGGCCGATGCGGTAGTTTTACAACCCCAAACCATGTTAGAGATGGGTACCGTTTGCTACGAAATAGGCAATCAGCACATCCCAATTTTTATTGAGGATAACGAGGTTATTATTCCTTACGAAGACCCTATTTTTAATCTTCTAAATAAATCAGGTTACAAGCCTATAAAAGGAAAAAGAATTTTCGAAAATATGCTTAAAGCAACTCCAGAACACACCTTAACAAATGATACCTTAATAGACATGGATAGTCTATTTAGTAAAGTTTTATCCAATAAAAACTAAAATATATGAAAACAGATGCTCTTTTGAGTTTACTACACGTTGCAGACCCTAATTTACCAATTGGTGGTTATTCGCATTCTAATGGTCTAGAGACCTATGTTCAAAATGATATGGTAACTGACAAGGAAAGTGCCTTAGAATTTTTACAAAATATGCTTCATAATAATATTTTGCATAACGATGCTGCTTATGTGAAATTGGTTTATGATGCTATGCAAGCTAAGGATTTTAAGAAAGTTATGACACTAGACGCTGGATTAACAGCACTTAAAAGTCCGAGAGAAATTAGAGAAGGAAGCCATAAGTTAGGAGCGAGATTGCTTAAAATTTTCAAAACCAAAAATAATCATCCAGATTTATTAAAATTAGATAAGTATTTATCTGAAAACAAAGAGGTTGGTAATTATGCAATTGTTTATGGTGTTGTTTGTTTTGCCAGCAACATTTCGTTAAAGGAAGCCTTATCGGCATTTTATTTTTCTACTGCTGCTGGTATGATTACAAACGCAGTAAAATTAGTGCCTTTAGGTCAATTACAAGGTCAAGAAATTTTATTTACCATTCAAGAAGGTATTGGCGAGTTGGTAGATAAAACATTAAATCTAGATGAAAGCCTAATTGGTATAGCAAATGTTGGTTTTGATTTAAGATCAATGCAACACGAAAAGCTGCACTCAAGATTGTACATGAGCTAAACTAACATTATTATATAACTAAGAAATAATATCAGAAATGAGAAAATACGTAAAAATTGGAGTCTCTGGTCCGGTAGGATCAGGTAAAACAGCCTTGATAGAAACCCTATCAAGAAAAATGGCTAAAGATTATTACATAACAGTAATTACTAACGATGTTTACACCCGTGAAGATGAGAAATTCTTACAGCAAAACAGTCTTTTAGATGCAGATAGAATTGTTGGTGTAGAAACAGGTGGTTGTCCTCATACGGCCATTCGTGAAGACGCTAGTATGAATTTAGAAGCCGTAGATGAGTTGGCAGAAAGACATCCAGACATGGAGCTTTTATTTGTAGAAAGTGGTGGTGATAACCTGTCTGTAACTTTTAGTCCAGAATTGGTCGATTTAACAATTTTTGTTACAAGTACAGCTGCTGGTGAAGATATTCCTAGAAAAGGTGGACCAGGTAATACAAGATCTGATTTGTTATTAATTAATAAATTCGATTTAGCACCTTATGTTGGTGTAGATTTAGATAATATGAAGCGTGATGCCCTTGTAATGCGTAAAGGAAAACCTTTTGTGTTTACAAACTTAAAAACTGGTGAAGGCGTTGATGCTGTTATTGGTTGGATTAAAAAATATGCGCTTTTAGAAGACGTTGAAGAACCTGCAACAATTAAATAATATGGATAGGACAAATAAAAGACTTAGTGAGTTTAAATTATCCACAGAGATAGTTGATGGGTTTCACCGTTTAAAAGATCAATACTTCACTGTACCTTTTGGGTTATTGAGGTTTCATAAAAGATCGCATAATGACCCTTGGCAGCAATACATGATGAGAAGTTCATCGCCAGGAATTTTAAATAATGATTTTTATGATTATCAGATATCTGTAGCTAAAGACACCACTCTTGGCTTGGAAACACAAGCCTATCAGCGTATTTACACCATGCATGATGGGGGTAAAGCTGAGCAAGAAGTGCAAATTAATGTTGAAGAAAATGGTTTTTTACATTTTATTCCGCATCCTTTAGTGCCTCATAGAAATTCTAATTACGAAGCAAAGAACACCATACATTTAAAAGAATCATCAAAACTTATTTGGGGTGAGGTGATTACTTGCGGAAGAAAAGAACACGGTGAGATTTTTGAGTTTAAAAAATTATTGACCCACACAGAGATTTTTGTTGAAGATCAATTAATTTTTAACGATAAAGTATTGTTCGAGCCTGCTAAACTTGATGTAAATTCAATGGGACAACTTGAAGGATATACACATCAAGCTACTTTATTCTATTACAACAAAGGTGCCGATTTAGAGGCGCTTTATGATATGCTTTTAGAATTTACTGAAGGTGAGGACAACGTAGAATACGGTATGAGTACAACACTTTTAGATGCCGCAGTATTTAGACTTGTTGGTCAAAGTGGTGAGCAGCTATATAAAATTATCAAGAAAATTGAAGCTAAAATACTAAAAGCTGAAATAGAACAATATTAATTTTGTAGTTATCACAAATAAAAATGAGGTCTGTATCATGGTATGTGCATGATATCCTCTCATTTTAAATCGAATAATTTAGAAGAATAATTTTGATTTTTAAAAAAGTGGAATGCCTTTAGTGGTAATTCCACTTTTTTTTTCGAAGTCACTTGAAATAACTTCTTATTATCTCGTCTTTAATAGTTGTTTTTTGGTTTAGATTTGTACTTTTTTAATATTTTTACTTACTAAGAAAGCAAGCTAAAAATGAACTGGAATTTATGCTTCTCTAGGGGGAATATATTTTGCTTTCGAAAATACGGCATGGCATTAAGATGTACAATCATCTTTTTTAAACTGTGAGATGTTAAATAAAAATCTATAAAAGCTAAAAATAATGCTGACAAAAACTTTAAATCTAAGTGAAAAAGTATTCGATAAGTTAAGAGATGCTTACGAAAATCGAACGACTAATAAATACATTAGTTTCTTTTTAGTGATCCTTTTTTTATCGACCGCTTTTATGGGATTTTTGGTAAATTATGGTATTCTAGATTTAGGTGTTTTAAATACCTATTTAGCAAATCCATTATTTTCTATTGAAGTGCCTTTCGTGGCTTTATTGATGTTTGAGATTTTCAGCTTAATTTTCGTAATACCCAAATCGGTTTCAAAATCTGTTGGGAAACAGCTCGAATTACTTTCATTAATATTTATTAGAGGCGCCTTTAAAGAGTTTAGTCATATTAAAAATGTAAACCTAAGTGATTTAAATTTTGCCAACGCGCCAGAACCCATCTGGAATATGGTTTTTTATGCTTTCGGATCACTAATAATTTTTATTTTGTTGGGTTTTACCAACAGAATGCGAAAGCATACGCCTTTTGAAAATGCAGACGGCGATGCGCATACCTTCTATCAATCTAAAAAGCTATTGTCTATCTTTCTGATTATCGCTTTTATATTTATTATTATTGAAGATTTTGTTGTACTGATTACTACGGGATCCTATCAACCCTCATTTCAAACCTTTTATACTATGCTTATTTTTAGCGATATTTTAATACTTTTGATAGCTCTGCGGTACAGCATGGATTACTACAGGATTTTTAGGTATTCTGCGTTTGTAGTCGCAACTATTTTTATAAGGTTGGCATTAT
Encoded here:
- a CDS encoding DUF4105 domain-containing protein, with product MKKTVFFLFFIVFTKVLLAQPVLSNQAKVSVLTVGPGSSLNDAFGHSAFRIQDTVNNIDLVFGYGEYNFNTPNFYLKFAKGQLNYLISKDNFDRFLAAYTYFDRTIKEQDLNFSQVEKQKLFNFLSENYKPENRAYLYEFFFDNCATKIRDVAIIASNDRIIFNTPENFKQKTFRNLIHDNLNKNSWGSLGIDLALGSVIDRKATPEEHMFLPENIYVFFENATFKNNKEPLVQESRTLYKQKNNPSSGAFILSPLFVFGILGFFILYITYKDHLAKKQTQWLDVALFVFTGITGVLVLLLWFATDHTGTHQNYNLLWAFALNLFMIPQLLKQKTPQWFIKYLKLLIILLCLLTLHWLIGVQVFAIGLIPFLIALFIRYLYLIKHFNKHKTHP
- a CDS encoding urease accessory protein UreD encodes the protein MDRTNKRLSEFKLSTEIVDGFHRLKDQYFTVPFGLLRFHKRSHNDPWQQYMMRSSSPGILNNDFYDYQISVAKDTTLGLETQAYQRIYTMHDGGKAEQEVQINVEENGFLHFIPHPLVPHRNSNYEAKNTIHLKESSKLIWGEVITCGRKEHGEIFEFKKLLTHTEIFVEDQLIFNDKVLFEPAKLDVNSMGQLEGYTHQATLFYYNKGADLEALYDMLLEFTEGEDNVEYGMSTTLLDAAVFRLVGQSGEQLYKIIKKIEAKILKAEIEQY
- a CDS encoding DUF808 domain-containing protein, with amino-acid sequence MASGFFALFDDIAVLMDDVVAMSKISTKKTAGILGDDLAVNAEKATGFVSARELPVLWEITKGSFLNKVIILPVAFLLSAFLPWAITLVLILGAVYLAYEGAEKIIDYVVSNKPAPVKVIDKAISKELILENEKAKIKSAILTDFILSVEIVIIALGTVLDRPLYFQVMVVSIVAMVATVGVYGTVALIVRMDDFGYRLIKMSGNKKSISKFVGNLLIKALPKIVKSLSLIGTIALLLVSGGIITHNIKGFHDFLEIMPSFLRDFLVGLLVGLIAVVVFKVFKAIFAKRNK
- a CDS encoding urease accessory protein UreF, with the translated sequence MKTDALLSLLHVADPNLPIGGYSHSNGLETYVQNDMVTDKESALEFLQNMLHNNILHNDAAYVKLVYDAMQAKDFKKVMTLDAGLTALKSPREIREGSHKLGARLLKIFKTKNNHPDLLKLDKYLSENKEVGNYAIVYGVVCFASNISLKEALSAFYFSTAAGMITNAVKLVPLGQLQGQEILFTIQEGIGELVDKTLNLDESLIGIANVGFDLRSMQHEKLHSRLYMS
- a CDS encoding CDP-alcohol phosphatidyltransferase family protein, producing the protein MKQYIPNALTLLNLFCGSVAVIFAVNDNFVATALFVFLGVFFDFFDGFAARKLNIQSELGVQLDSLADMVTSGLVPGIIMYKLLNLSGFNLSCFTMGLTSEHVLSSSEISVLPLIGLFVTLASAYRLAKFNIDTEQQNFFKGLPTPANTLLIVSLPLILEFQNNNLINTIILNQWFLVALTAFSCWILNSNIKLFALKFKDWSFKNNAIRYIFIILCIVLLILLQFAAIPMVILLYIAMSVVDNISSK
- a CDS encoding urease accessory protein UreE, which gives rise to MRIISEIIGNAKGKDLSDKKVVHFDLEWFETTRKVLRKTGSDGQEIALRILKENFRIKHNDIFFEDDNEIIVANVLPADAVVLQPQTMLEMGTVCYEIGNQHIPIFIEDNEVIIPYEDPIFNLLNKSGYKPIKGKRIFENMLKATPEHTLTNDTLIDMDSLFSKVLSNKN
- the ureG gene encoding urease accessory protein UreG — protein: MRKYVKIGVSGPVGSGKTALIETLSRKMAKDYYITVITNDVYTREDEKFLQQNSLLDADRIVGVETGGCPHTAIREDASMNLEAVDELAERHPDMELLFVESGGDNLSVTFSPELVDLTIFVTSTAAGEDIPRKGGPGNTRSDLLLINKFDLAPYVGVDLDNMKRDALVMRKGKPFVFTNLKTGEGVDAVIGWIKKYALLEDVEEPATIK